Proteins encoded together in one Musa acuminata AAA Group cultivar baxijiao chromosome BXJ3-6, Cavendish_Baxijiao_AAA, whole genome shotgun sequence window:
- the LOC103987557 gene encoding protein ELF4-LIKE 3 translates to MMEGDRFSGLGNGTQVDGKVLQTFQKSFLQVENILDQNRQLINEINQNHESKIPDNLSRNVGLIRELNNNIRRVVDLYADLSLSFTRSMEASSEGDSEGKPGHKRNRPG, encoded by the coding sequence atgaTGGAAGGAGACCGCTTCTCGGGGCTTGGCAATGGAACCCAGGTGGACGGCAAAGTCCTGCAGACCTTCCAGAAGAGCTTTCTCCAGGTGGAGAACATCCTGGATCAGAACCGGCAGTTGATCAATGAGATCAATCAGAACCACGAGTCGAAGATCCCCGACAACCTCAGCCGCAACGTCGGCCTGATCAGAGAGCTCAACAACAACATCCGCCGCGTCGTCGACCTCTACGCCGACCTCTCCCTCTCCTTCACCCGCTCCATGGAAGCATCCTCCGAGGGCGACTCCGAAGGAAAGCCCGGCCACAAGCGAAACAGGCCTGGGTAG